DNA sequence from the Siniperca chuatsi isolate FFG_IHB_CAS linkage group LG3, ASM2008510v1, whole genome shotgun sequence genome:
GGCCCATGCTGCTATTGAGGCcactaaaatgtaataaaactcAGTACAAATACAGAGTTGGCTTTTTGCTGCTTCCTGAAGTACAATGACAGCCCTTCTCTGCTGAGTTGTTGTTCACCATAAAAACCACATaaagaggtgagaggagaatCTCCCTGCGGAGTCCTTTTACTTTCTTACCTTCACACAGTACTTAAGTCTCAACACATTTACTTAcaatgtagaaaaaaacaacatagatATGAGGGCTCAAACATAATGTTCTATGGAATAATGCTTGTCCCGTCATCACATGGTAAAAAGTCAGCTGTAGCCCTTATCGCTGTGGATACACCATAATTGCTAGGCTTCATGCACATCACAATCACATTGTTACACTGAGCACAGGACCTGTTTTGTAtgctgtactgtaggtgtgttttTGATATTCAAATAGTATCTAAACGGTGCCCTCTGCAGAATATTTAGCAAAACTACAGCAGGCCCATTTCTGTGAGTGTTTCGTGCCTGATTTGCAAAatcttttaaatcatttctgaaaatgtattttttttactttttgaaatCACCCTATTTAATTAGGGTAatttgtttgtatatgtgtatttatgtgtatatgtaggTTGGTATACGTACTGTGTGTAAGTAATACATCTGtaacatgtgtttgtatgtattgtttgtatgattttcttttttccttgtaAAACACTTCTCAGGTAATCTCAGGTTTTGATACagtaagtgctatataaataaacttctttattattattactatgtaACCTCAAAAAGATAATATTCAGACCTCTAGTTAAAAAGTGTATAgacttgtttttatataatgttAATGGTGCTGGAATGTACTGCAAATCTGCAAACAGCTCTATGAAATAATTTGTAATATTAGTTAAGGCTAAACAGTTAGACGGGTAGATTATTTGACAATCTCACTTCAAAGTCCATTTAGTCACTGCTACTATTAGATCCTGTAATATAATGGAAAGCTCCagattgttttgtcatctgctttttccaaggtcaaggaTACATTTGAAGCTTAAGGTAAGTTattcacaaaacacatgcaaacttaataataataaaatctgtATTTAGATTCACTGGCTCAATAACATGTATGATCAAACAAATATCATATCCTGTCAAATTGTACAATTTTACTGCTGCACATGAAATAGGAACTGAGGAAATAGcccttcctgtcctgctgtgtAACTCCAACTGATGCTACATAGATAAACTCGAATAAagtataaacacacagagagagagagagagagagagagagagagagagagagagagagagagaaaacaaacatttctaatGGATTGGATGGATCGGGGTTGTGAATGTGGAGAGCGAGTTCCATAAAGGGGATCTGGTGGCTGACTCTGCAGTTGTGTCCACACTGGCCCATTCCTGCTGCACAtaaacatatacaaacacacatgtacaagcTGTTAAAGCTTGGCGCATAATGTTATTTCCTGTGGAATCTTTCACATCATACCATCACTTTTAAGTTTTCCTGTGTCTGGGTAAATACACTATATACTTGGGTATTTCATAACCTAGTATCACTTTTATCACTCCCAATACATTATcccaaacattttctgacacTCCCAGAACATGAGTGTGGTCTacattcttctttctttagTAGATGAAAGTCTGCTTTTAGTCTTTGGAGTAAGGAAGAATCTAGTTATTATTACtatactattattactattatttagaTGACACTTTAGTGAAAGTGAAATAAGGAAGATATTTTCTCTGTTCTGCCTTTATTCCTGCGGTGAATTTCTGCTATATTACCCTGTTCTAATCTAATCTGTCACTTATTCTTTCCCACACTGTCACTATAACGTCCCTATATTCACAATTTCTGACATCGCCATAACAGATCCAATGATGTTTCTGCCCACGTTCATAGAGACCAGATCATTTCTTGGATGCTGCTCTTTAAATATACAATTCTGTCTTCCAGACCTCCACATCACCACCATGACCTCCAGAATGTCCAGGGAGATTCAACTGAAAGTTTCCATCAACCACATGAAGGCTTTACTCTACCACCACCAGCATCCAGACCCTGGAGAGATCCTGCCCTCTCTCCCATCTTCATATGGAACTACGCTTAATGAAGATGCTTCACATCGATGGAGTagaatcaccaaagtctttCCCTGTTGCTAACCTGAGTAAATATTGTTTTACACTTCCAACTGATCTCCCTATACTGGACTAATGGTAAACAGGTTTTGAAAATTATTTGCAGCAAAGGAGACATAATTGacaaaaatatatccaaagtACTGCTGCAATGTTTAAAGAAATTACTGCTCTTTAAGTAAAAGGTAAGACACTCCAGATCACTGCTAAGACTGAGACACATCTGATATTAAATATTCAGTTCCTGTCGTGGCTGTTTCATGATAGCTGGTTGTCAGCTGGTGATGACAGCATTCTGTCCTCTAAGGTGGCTAAGTTGGTTCAGTAACAGTgcacagagagggggagagataCTGGAGAGAGGCTTTAGTCCAATGAGAGCCCTTCATCAAACTAATTAATGAAAGTGATTACAACTATTGAGAAGCGGACCCAAACCCTACGCAACAGCACAAATGAGGAATATGTGTGGGTTGACAGTATGTTTGGTGATTGGAAGTGTATACGTACATTtgttcatctgtgtgtgcatgtatgtttgtgtgtgtgtgtgtgtgtgtgtgtttgtttagagCAAAGGGATCAGGGAGGTTTACAGTTGTTTGTCACAGTGAATCTACAGAAGAATCATAGAGGCCGCAGAAATACCAGAAATACCAAAAGAAAGAGGCGGACTAGAAAACTGCACAAGATCATCCGTATTTCTGCGTCAAAATGAATATTATTGCTATTGCAAAGTTTAACATGCTTAaaagataagtctggtgatattctatgtttttcttattgtcaacaaatcccatgaaaagaccaaaaccagcaatgaattgatcctactaacaagtattgtgtatccaaagcctgattccttcattacgatgaacatgggcactgcaGTTCATTCTGAGTTGTAAACACTCAcaacaccaaatgtgtattaatccactgctgaaaatagtccccaacaaatgaaCTATTTACTCCCATTTGAATACTGTTTGCCAAGAACTCCAGAATCCAGCTGGAGTCTCTCtggttttttcatgggatttgttgacagtaacaaaaacGCACCCAGCCTTACCATTTAACTCAAAGTGTTGTAAAAGAAAGGTAAGTACAAAGGTGAAAAGAAGCTAATGCACGCTTAATCATAGTTGATAAATCATCCAAGAATTTTTATTAGCAATTGGACAATCAGGTATTGGTTACTATTTACCTGAGAGGTGACGCTTGTACGCATGAGTGTAAGgtctgcaaaaaaaacaaacaagcaagtACATTGTCAAGCACTGGTTTGTTTGTATCAGTATATACCTCTTTACTTCGAATATCCTTGCGATATACTGCAGAACTATTAAAACTGCCTCGAAGAAATTACTTAACTAGCTATAAATATCGCAAACTCACCAACAACATGGTCCTTAGCATGAACTTGAGTCCAGAACTGTGCTTCCTGTCTGAAATAGTTCAACACAGCAACATTTTATACCACAATAACAGTGCTGCAATgcaataatgtattttatgtaccAAGttatatgaaaatcaacttgatAACCCCAAATTGGAGCTGTGTAAATGAAAAGCCTATATAGTGAAATGGGTATTCATATTGTGGGAGAGGGATTAATAAAGTGCAACTACTTGGCCATTATACTGTACACTTTTaaactatatattatattcgAGCAAATGCTGAGCaattttaaacagtttattaTGTTTCTAACCTGTGGAAAATATTTACAGTTAACGCTGCCACTAAATGTTGCTCATGTGTCATGGCTGTCACAGTGTTCATAGTAAAGCTCACTCCTTTATGATAACTTTAGGAAGACACAATTAATCTGGATAGACAAACAGTGATCATTTACTGGTCTAAACTTTAGCTGTCTTTAAGACTAATGAGAACTAAAAAGACAAtaccttttcttcttttcatcggctgctgcttttactttaaagaaaggtgaaaagagaagaaaaagaggaaataataCAATCAAGACAAGACAATCATGACAGCGTGAAGGTATCAGCGAGAATTCAAGTGTGAAATACCTTTCCTGTGTGCCACCACAACCACGAGTGCCACTGAACAGAGGAACAATACCGCAGAAGAGAAAGAGCCCAATATAAGAGGCCAGTCCACACCAGACAAATCTGCAGACATCACAATGGCATTATTGTGAGAagatatacatatttttatttatggtCACTGGAGTAGAAGTACTATTCAGGGTAGCTGTAGCTACTTAAATTGCTCAATGATGGATTTTTTTGCAGCTCAAACAGCTGTGATACATTTTACCTCagtcattttttgtcatttacttCCTGCCACTCAAAATTCACATTAGATAAAACTTCATATGAATTAATGACATGTTATTGTAGGTCTACCTGGTGATGATGGAGGGACACTTCCTGAAAGATGAGAAAACAAGCAGTCAAATTACGCTctaaaccacacacatacagtacagctgtAAATGACATGTGTACCTCTGGTTACAGCCAAAGGGAGGCTGTGCTCAGAGTTGCTCCATTTCCTTCCCAGGAGGACACTGTACTGGCACTGGTACAAAGCCACTGGAGTGTCCTGGACAGGCACTGGGAAGGTGGCCTGATGGTGGATCAAGGTGGCATGGTGAGTGGCAACAGGAAGTTCATTATCAGCCAGGTAGAGGGAGAACACAGAACCAGGGTATGCAGGAGACCCTGTGCAGAGCAAATGCCACACATCTGTCTGCTGCTGGAGAACAAGGGTGGGCGCTGGCAACACGTCTGGCAACAGACAAAATCAGACGAAACATTAGCAAAGTGAAAGGTGTGCCGTGTGTatcttattacatatttttttaaaacatgtttctaGATTAGATAAAAAAGGTGTTACAACTAGAAGTGAAATGATTGGTCGATTAATTGACTAGGCGTTGGACAgaaagcttctcaaatgtgaatatttgctggttttctttgtctcatatgatagtaaactgaatattttggggggtttggactgttggtcggagaAAACAAGCAACTAAAATATTTCAAGGTGGACTTTGGGAAATTTTAATggtgaacatttttcacaattgtttgacattttaaaaacaaaacaattaaacagtttaaaacatAATGACAATTCGCCCAAATTTTATCCATTCATAGAGTAATTAATCCTtttaaatggaatatttttcaGCCTGGGTCATAATAATAGTTACAATATTTAACACCTAAAGtcaaaacaatgttaaaaagtgtttcaggggggaaaaaacatccCAGAGCAATAAAATAACGATCGATAAACTAGTTTGATCGATGTACCAAATTGAtcgaaagaaaaaacaatttagCGTAAAGATGCAGGTTTATGAACATTAGTTTTTAGTAAAGATTTAAAGGAAGTCTATGGTAACTATGTTAATTTCAACAGGGATGCTGTTACAGAGTTTGCGGGCCCTGAGAGCAAAAAGTGTTGTGGGGGACATCCTCACCTGTAATAGTGATTTGAACCATGTTGCTGACAGTTGAATTAACCAATCCCCTTTTTTTGGTCATCTGGTAAAGGCAGGTGTACccgccctcctctcctcccttcactGGCCCCACAGTGAAGACTCCCGGCTGGGGTTCAGGGTTTGATACCTGACTGGCCTGAGGCTGGAGGATAATAGATGTCACCCCTGTTTGCTCAGCAGTCCTCAGCAAAAGGAAGGTCACTGGTTTGTTGTTATAGCTAGACTGGGACTGAGACCGGGACGGAAGAGTGGGGACTGAGCAGCTGAAGGACAGCATCTCCCCACGTTTTACCACACCAGTGGAGGGCTTCACAGACAAGACtggaggagggaaagagggtATGGAGCGAGTAGGGGCAGCATCTGGAGAAGTacagaaagggagaggaaaatGAAACAATTATCTCTATTTATTTAGGTTTATATATCTCTACATGATTACTTTTACATATTTCATTTCTTGGTACAACTTCCCTCTATAACCGTCAACACTGGAAGCCAGTACACattgtgtttgatgtttgtgtgggtgtgtgtgggtgtgtagtTTCTATATGCAGTACAGGATGTAACGACCataacacacacccacagagcATAGGACAATAAGAGACCACAGAGAGCACTAGTGTGTTTTGGTGGTTGGAGAGGAGCGGATGGgagtgtttattattttataccaCATGTAGAATCACATCTGGGTGCCGATTGAACAGATCAACTCTACAAACTCTTTTGTTCCACTTTCAAGACAGACTAGACCAGTGTCTTGCTTCTTtctatttattataataatggtttgtgtgatatgtttttttttttttaatacagtcaTGAAGTGTGTGTAATAGGTTGAAATACAAGTAATGCACAAACCTTTTTGGTACTCCAGCTGCAAATAGGGACTGAATGCACTGTAACGACCATCCTGGTCCTTGTACAGACAGCAGAAGAGTTCACGTTCACGTTGGACTGAATCCCCTTCCTTTACCCTCACAGTGAACTGAACCTCCTCACCACCAGACTGCAGCTCCTGAGAGTCCACCTCAATGaataaaatacagagaaaaatgtaatcacaGGAGCCCAGTAGCAGCACAAGACACAAcagaaaatatacacacactttctcaaaacaattacattttctgttaatcggTACAACATGAACAGAACCCCGCGGTGGCCCTCCGGGGCCCGGCAGACCAGAACCACTGAGTCCTTTAACCTCAAATTGATGTCAAGTTTAGGTGCTGGAAGAATGGGAGAAGAAGTAGAAGCTGATAGTCTTCCtagacaagagagagaaagaaacgtATAACATACAGCAAACATACAGGAATTTTCACAAAAGTTTCACAAATTCCTTCTGAGTTGGAGCAACAGTGCAGCAGGCACGTAAAAACAATGCTGTGATTGCGATATGTGGTGACGCTCACTTTTTCACCAAACTGGTGATTGCAGCTGATGAGAAAATTTAAATGGAACATGAAAACAGAGATATTGTCTGTAACTTAAATATTTAGCAAATTTAAACCAGACAAAATTGTTTGTgctaataattattaaatagaTATTTCTAGTGGAAATACTGAATATATCTTTTAGTtgttatagacaaaacaaaagaaataacgTTTTCAGAAACACCTAGAGCACGATACTTACCCCAAAGTTGTAGAGAAGTAAATAGCAGAGTGTATATCCAAAGTGATTGTCTACCACTAACAACCTGCATCTTTGACACAAGAAGAAGACTGACTGGTTGGAGTAAGAAAGCGCCTACAGTACAAGCGTGGgttgctctctctcacactctctctctctcatcctcttgAAGACAGAGCGATTGGGGGAAGTTGAACCTGTaaacacatttccttttttggAGTCCACTGGCTAGATGCATGGTAGGATGAGAATAAATAGTAGCATACCTCACAAACTAACtaaaatatttctgtaatatttCCATAAGCCCATGGGTGTCTTGTTACTTGTGGAAATAAAGACTAAATACAAGATTAAATGAAGAGTACAATAAGTTCATCAAAGTAGGCTTAAACGTGTAGGGGAAGTTTGTGGCAGCAACGTCTGCAGATGATGGAAGAAAAGAGGAACTGGATAATAGAGACCAAGAATTAGGTCATTGTTAGATGGAACAAGATGTTTCTAAACTGTCAACAACTCCAAAGTGGAATCTCTGTGAAGCAGAAGTAGTTTGGTTTGCACAACAGAGGGACTACAACTCAAGCCTAAAGGTGAAATAAAGTgtacataatacatttaatttatctCAAGGTGGTAAATATTCCTAAAGATGATAGGTGATTAGTCTGGGAATATTACTCTGGGAACTTCCACTAGCAACTGGCAAAATGAAGAGTcatatttcattatcaattcatcaAAAGGAAGATTGGCtttattagcattagcattccATTGACAGTAAAGCCAGTTATAGAGGAGTAGTAAAAGTAAGTGCAGATCCTTCAGAGTACAGATGTTCAtggtccccacaggatgaatcttactgactttgttgattccctgacctttcctctagtgtcaccagcaggtcaaagtttgaATTTATCCTGTGAAAtttctcaacatctacttgatggtTTAACCAAATTTTTATGGCTACCAGACAATaaatactgactttggtgatcttctgacttttcctctatcACCACCATGTGGCTATgttattagatggattgccatgaaatttggtacagacattgaTGTCCCCCTAAGAATGAATTGTTTTGATGATcccaacttttcctctagtgccaccaacaggtcaaaaatttttgttgcatgttgcTTATGACTGAATacttgcaacaaaaaaaatgacattcccatcagtctcagctcaGTACTTTGAGTTTattgctaattatcaaatgttagcatgctaagacaCTAAATTAAGAATGTGAATCAGGTCAACATTATACCTACTTAACATTAGcgttgtcattttgagcatgttactgcagcatgctgatgttagcatttagtttaaAGCCAAAGAGctcatagagctgctagcatgctCTGGACTCTTGGTCTTGTTTGTATCATGGCCTCTGGATGAAGACTGCCTCTCAGTTTTTATTCACACACCACTTTCTACACTTTTCTAAATCTGTTAACTGACCTTTTCTTGAGATTAGGTTATTGTGCTAAGATTTGTTGCAATGGCATGGAAGGGTGTAGcctgtaatgtaatataatatactgtagacTTTTGTCCATCCTGAGCTCAATGTAACAAATTGCAAGCAAAATTGGTTGCTATGGCAATTACCTACTCTACAGACACTAAAAAAGTGATGACAAACTACCTGGGAGGTGAAGGAAAAGTGGACTTATATACATTACTGGTAATGGAAAGCAATGCTGTGCTCCCCTTTGCTTCCGGGTTGGGACTTGTCCTCTGTCCACCAGCATCACTCCTCCTCTCGCGCGCTGCACCAGCATCCACGAGCTCTTGAGCCAGT
Encoded proteins:
- the LOC122872903 gene encoding uncharacterized protein LOC122872903 isoform X3, with product MQVVSGRQSLWIYTLLFTSLQLWGRLSASTSSPILPAPKLDINLRLKDSVVLVCRAPEGHRGVLFMLYRLTENVDSQELQSGGEEVQFTVRVKEGDSVQRERELFCCLYKDQDGRYSAFSPYLQLEYQKDAAPTRSIPSFPPPVLSVKPSTGVVKRGEMLSFSCSVPTLPSRSQSQSSYNNKPVTFLLLRTAEQTGVTSIILQPQASQVSNPEPQPGVFTVGPVKGGEEGGYTCLYQMTKKRGLVNSTVSNMVQITITDVLPAPTLVLQQQTDVWHLLCTGSPAYPGSVFSLYLADNELPVATHHATLIHHQATFPVPVQDTPVALYQCQYSVLLGRKWSNSEHSLPLAVTRGSVPPSSPDLSGVDWPLILGSFSSAVLFLCSVALVVVVAHRKVKAAADEKKKRQEAQFWTQVHAKDHVVDLTLMRTSVTSQILPLPSPYWHLTPSSALQSPDLLLVHLFSLRSPATQYIYRSFAPLSDC
- the LOC122872903 gene encoding uncharacterized protein LOC122872903 isoform X2, which translates into the protein MQVVSGRQSLWIYTLLFTSLQLWGRLSASTSSPILPAPKLDINLRLKDSVVLVCRAPEGHRGVLFMLYRLTENVDSQELQSGGEEVQFTVRVKEGDSVQRERELFCCLYKDQDGRYSAFSPYLQLEYQKDAAPTRSIPSFPPPVLSVKPSTGVVKRGEMLSFSCSVPTLPSRSQSQSSYNNKPVTFLLLRTAEQTGVTSIILQPQASQVSNPEPQPGVFTVGPVKGGEEGGYTCLYQMTKKRGLVNSTVSNMVQITITDVLPAPTLVLQQQTDVWHLLCTGSPAYPGSVFSLYLADNELPVATHHATLIHHQATFPVPVQDTPVALYQCQYSVLLGRKWSNSEHSLPLAVTRGSVPPSSPDLSGVDWPLILGSFSSAVLFLCSVALVVVVAHRKVKAAADEKKKRQEAQFWTQVHAKDHVVGMGQCGHNCRVSHQIPFMELALHIHNPDPSNPLEMFVFSLSLSLSLSLSLSLSLCVYTLFEFIYVASVGVTQQDRKGYFLSSYFMCSSKIVQFDRI
- the LOC122872903 gene encoding uncharacterized protein LOC122872903 isoform X4, with the translated sequence MQVVSGRQSLWIYTLLFTSLQLWGRLSASTSSPILPAPKLDINLRLKDSVVLVCRAPEGHRGVLFMLYRLTENVDSQELQSGGEEVQFTVRVKEGDSVQRERELFCCLYKDQDGRYSAFSPYLQLEYQKDAAPTRSIPSFPPPVLSVKPSTGVVKRGEMLSFSCSVPTLPSRSQSQSSYNNKPVTFLLLRTAEQTGVTSIILQPQASQVSNPEPQPGVFTVGPVKGGEEGGYTCLYQMTKKRGLVNSTVSNMVQITITDVLPAPTLVLQQQTDVWHLLCTGSPAYPGSVFSLYLADNELPVATHHATLIHHQATFPVPVQDTPVALYQCQYSVLLGRKWSNSEHSLPLAVTRGSVPPSSPDLSGVDWPLILGSFSSAVLFLCSVALVVVVAHRKVKAAADEKKKRQEAQFWTQVHAKDHVVDLTLMRTSVTSQQEWASVDTTAESATRSPLWNSLSTFTTPIHPIH
- the LOC122872903 gene encoding uncharacterized protein LOC122872903 isoform X5 — encoded protein: MQVVSGRQSLWIYTLLFTSLQLWGRLSASTSSPILPAPKLDINLRLKDSVVLVCRAPEGHRGVLFMLYRLTENVDSQELQSGGEEVQFTVRVKEGDSVQRERELFCCLYKDQDGRYSAFSPYLQLEYQKDAAPTRSIPSFPPPVLSVKPSTGVVKRGEMLSFSCSVPTLPSRSQSQSSYNNKPVTFLLLRTAEQTGVTSIILQPQASQVSNPEPQPGVFTVGPVKGGEEGGYTCLYQMTKKRGLVNSTVSNMVQITITDVLPAPTLVLQQQTDVWHLLCTGSPAYPGSVFSLYLADNELPVATHHATLIHHQATFPVPVQDTPVALYQCQYSVLLGRKWSNSEHSLPLAVTRGSVPPSSPDLSGVDWPLILGSFSSAVLFLCSVALVVVVAHRKVKAAADEKKKRQEAQFWTQVHAKDHVVDLTLMRTSVTSQEWASVDTTAESATRSPLWNSLSTFTTPIHPIH
- the LOC122872903 gene encoding uncharacterized protein LOC122872903 isoform X1; the protein is MQVVSGRQSLWIYTLLFTSLQLWGRLSASTSSPILPAPKLDINLRLKDSVVLVCRAPEGHRGVLFMLYRLTENVDSQELQSGGEEVQFTVRVKEGDSVQRERELFCCLYKDQDGRYSAFSPYLQLEYQKDAAPTRSIPSFPPPVLSVKPSTGVVKRGEMLSFSCSVPTLPSRSQSQSSYNNKPVTFLLLRTAEQTGVTSIILQPQASQVSNPEPQPGVFTVGPVKGGEEGGYTCLYQMTKKRGLVNSTVSNMVQITITDVLPAPTLVLQQQTDVWHLLCTGSPAYPGSVFSLYLADNELPVATHHATLIHHQATFPVPVQDTPVALYQCQYSVLLGRKWSNSEHSLPLAVTRGSVPPSSPDLSGVDWPLILGSFSSAVLFLCSVALVVVVAHRKVKAAADEKKKRQEAQFWTQVHAKDHVVAGMGQCGHNCRVSHQIPFMELALHIHNPDPSNPLEMFVFSLSLSLSLSLSLSLSLCVYTLFEFIYVASVGVTQQDRKGYFLSSYFMCSSKIVQFDRI